The following is a genomic window from Synergistaceae bacterium.
TAAGGCCGGCGACGATTTATATAAACTTTCAGGAGAAATGAGTCAGTATAACGGCTTTATTGTGAGTGATATAGATCCGAGGGAGAATGCTGTAACTTTCACGAATATGGCAAAAATTAGAGTCGGTGAGGCAGCTGGCGACGTGTCAGAAAGTTATTTAAGGCGTTTGCAGATTCGCGAGACCATAAGGGCGCATTTCGAGAAGGAAAAAAATTTATTTACGCAAAATATAAAGTGTTTATCACTATTCTTTATTGATGAAGTCAGTAAATACAGGAAATATGACTCTGAAGGCTGCGAGACTAATTCAGAATACGGCGAAATTTTTGAGTCCGAATATAATTCACTCCTGAATGAATATATAAATCTTGATACGCCATATAGTGAATACTTGCGAAATATTGACGTTAAGAGGACTCACGCGGGTTATTTCTCGATTGATAAGCACGGCCGCAAAGTAAACAGCACTGTAAAACGCGGCAATGATTCAAGCGATGATATTTCTGCGTATGATTTAATTTTGCGCGATAAAGAAAGATTATTGAGTCTTAATGAGCCTGTGAGATTTATATTTTCGCATTCGGCCTTGCGTGAGGGCTGGGACAATCCTAATATATTTCAGATTTGTACGTTGAGACACGGGGGGGACTCGCCAATTCGTAAGCGTCAGGAGGTCGGGCGGGGCTTGCGTTTATGCGTTAATCAGGACGGCGCAAGAATGGATTTAAATTTTTTGAGCGATAAAATTTTCGACATAAATAAATTAACTGTTATAGCTTCAGACGGTTATAATGATTTTGTAGCAGGACTTCAGCGGGGGATCATTGAAGATTTATATAATCGTCCTACAAAGGCAGATATTGAATATTTTACAGGCAAGAAATTTATTAGCGGCGGTAAAGAAATTATTATTAGTGAAATAGACGCGAGAAAGATTCATAATTATTTGATTAAGAATGATTATATAGATTTTGAAGATAATATCACGCAAAAATATCATGATGACAGCGATAATAATAATCTAGCAGAATTACCGGCGGGAATAAATGCGGGAGTTCACAAGATAATACGTGCAATTTTTGACTCGAGTCTGATTCGCGAAATGATTGACGACGGCCGAGCAGCTAAGATACTTGAGAATCCCCTGAATAAAAATTTTTTCCGTGAAGAGTTCCAAAGGTTATGGAGCTTGATTAATCACAAGTATTCATACAGGGCAGAATTTGACAGCTGCGAATTAATAAAGAAATCTATCACTGCAATCAATAAAGAATTATCAATCAGTCAAGCATTTATCACGATAACAACGGGGATTCAAGAAAATTTTTCGGACTTTGGACAGGAGAAGACCCGCACGGAAAAAATAAAACTTTCAGGAATAAGCAGCGCAAAATATGATTTTATAGGGGAGATAGCAAGAGACACTAAATTAACCCGCCGGAGTGTTGCCGATATTCTAAAGGGAATTGACTCGGAAAAATTTAAAATGTTCGCTTTAAATCCTGAAGAGTTCATAAAGCAAGTAACACATTTAATAAATACTCAGCGTGCAGGGATTATAATTCAGCAGGTAACTTATAACATGACGAGTGAAAGCTATGACAGTTCAGTTTTTACAATGGGCAAAAATGGGACTGATTTAAATTTTACTCATGCACTTGAATCAAAAAAGAACGTCCAGCCGTATGCAATTCTTGACAGCAAAGTAGAGAAGGATATGCGGGAAGAGTTAGAGAGATCCGAAGAAGTTTGTGTTTATGCTAAATTGCCGAGAAGTTTTACAATTCCGACTCCTATGGGCAATTATTCCCCGGACTGGGCTATAGTCTATAATGATAGAGACGAGAATAAACGCGAAATTTATTTTATAGCAGAGACAAAGGGTAGTCTTGAAAGCGTTATTTTACGGCCTATAGAATACGCAAAAATAGAATGTGCTAAAAAATTATTCGCTCGTCTCTCAAGTCAGAATGTTATATATAAAGAAGTAAGAAATTTAGATGATTTAATAAGTATCTTGCATAAATAAATTATTTATATAGCTTGGAATTTTGCCGGAAAGTCAAAAGTTTTCAGGGCTTAATAAATATCTTGCATAAATAAAAATTTGCCGGCTCAAAATATGATAATATTATTGATATATTTGAATCAGGAGCTGAAAATTTCATGATAAATAAATCTTTATTCGGTACAATGCCGGACGGCCGCAAAGTTTATAATTACACGTTTATAGACTCGAAAGGTCAAAGCGTTACGATTTCTGAATATGCATGTGCGATAATCGAGACAAAAGTTTTCGCAAATGACGGCAAATTATATGACGTAACACTCGGTTATGACACTTTGAATGAATATTTGCAGGACACGCGGAATTTCGGGGCAATTGTCGGACGTTATGCGAATCGAATCGCGCTGGGAGAATTTACACTTAACGGCGTAACTTATCATTTAGAGCGAAATAACGGGCGAAATACTTTACACGGCGGAGTTCAGAGTTTCCGCAAAAAATTATTCACTAGCACTCTTAAAGATAATTGCGTTGAGTTCAGGCTTGAGTCTCCTGATCTTGACTGCGGATTCCCCGGAAATTTTGTTTTGACCGAGCGGGCTTCATTTATTGACGGTGCTTTAAAAATGGAGTATGAATATATTTGCGATAAAGACACTCCGGCGAGTATCACGAATCATAATTATTTCAACTTGAACGGGCACGGGAACGGGAGCATTATGAATCACGAATTATTAATTAATGCTGCTCGATATTGCAGGGCCGATCGTGAATTATTAGCAGCTTGGCCGCCTGTCAGTGTAGAGGGGACTCCGTTTGACTTCACTAAACCGCGCAAAATTATAGACGGGATATTTACGTATTCGCCTGAAATAATTAATGCTAACGGCGGTTATGATCACTGCTACGAGACTCCCGAACATGACAAGCCAGCCGCAATTATAACGGGCGACAAAACCGGAATCACTCTCGAAGTATATTCAGACATGCCCGCATTACAATTTTATTCGGGGAATTCAATCGGACATACTCCGGGCAAAAACGGAGCTTATTATAACAATCATGAAGGATTCGCGCTTGAGTGCCAGCAATTCCCTAATGCTATGAATATAAATGAGCCGTCATGCCCTAATGTAATAATTAAAGCAGGACAGCTCACTAAATGCTATATCACGTATAGATTTAAATAAATGCGCCTGAAATAGTATGCTCGCTTCGTCCGGTTGCTTTAGTCTTGATAGCTTCCATAAGGGACTCAAAAGCTGCGTTAAATGCCTTCAGACCGTCAGCAAGTAACTTAGCGCAAATAGCATCGAAATCAATGCCGAGTGATGATAATTTCTTAATTTCTGACTCGGCTTCGTTTAAATCGTTCTCAAGAGTTAATGCCGCGTGGCCGTGATCAACAAATGCGTCAAGAGTTGCGGGCGGTACAGTATTTACAGTGTCAGGGCCGATTAAATCTTCAACATATTTGACATCAGAATATGCTTTATTCTTTGTGCCGGTGCTTGCCCATAATGGACGCTGAATAAATTTCTCGTTCGCAAATAATTTCTTGAATTCCTGATACATGAGTCTAATTCCGTCGACTGCAATTTTTCCGGCTAAATCGTCATTCTTAGGCAGTGCAGCGTCAACGGCAGTATCAACACGAGACACGAACACAGAAGCAACTGACGCAATTTGTTTACCGGCCTTATTTGCACCCTCGATATATGCCCTTGCAACGTTAATATATTGTTCCTGCGAGAAAATAAGAGTCGAGTTTACATTTACGCCGCCTGCAATGCATTCTTTAAGTGCCGCGATTCCTTCAGGTGTTGCGGGAATCTTAATCATGACGTTCGGGCGGTTGAGTAATGCAAATAATCTCTTGGCCTCGCTGATTGTCGTATTTTTATCGGACGCGATTAACGGGTTGACTTCGAGACTCACATAACCGTCTTTGCCATTAGTCGAGTCATATACAGGTTTAAGAATATCTGCGGCGGCTCCGACTTCCTGTAATGTCAAAATCTCATAAATTTCTGCGGGAGTCTTGCCTTCTTTAGCGAGCGCGGCAATTTCCGAGTCATAGTCTTGAGTTTTCGCGATTGCATTCTCAAAAATTGACGGATTTGTTGTAACTCCGACAACGCCCTTATCGATCCAGCTTTTAAGCCCGCCCGACGCAATTAAATCACGGCTTATGTAATCAAGCCAAATACTTTGACCGAGATCAAATGCTTCATGAATACTAGTTTTCATAAAATAATCTCCTACCATTTCATAGAATTTATTGCGGCCTTCTCAATTTCAAGACCTGCTAAATAATGCCTCGTGAACTCTTCAAAGCCTGCGACTTCTTCAGGAGTAGGACTCACTGCTTCACCCGTTAAATCTTTGAATATCCGCGAGTCTAAATAATTCTCAAGTTTGCCGTCTTTCTTGCCGTCTACCATGTAAGCAGCTAATAAGGCAATACCCCACGCGCCTCCCTCGCTTGCAGTTGATAATACACTGACAGGAGAGTTTACTGCAGCGGCTAAAATTTTCTGCATCACAAGAGGTGTCTTAAAGAGTCCGCCGTGTCCCATTATTTTATCAAGTTTAACGCCCTCGTCCTTCAGTAAAATATCCATGCCGAGTTTAACAGCTCCGAGTGAAGTATATAGATTCACAAGCATGAAATTAGCAAGATTAAATTTACTGTTAGGCATTCTCGCAAATAAAGGCCGGCCTTCATTTATGAACGTGATATTTTCACCTGAATAATAGCCATATGCAAGCAAGCCCCCGCAGTCTTTATCGCCGCTCAATGCATGAGTGTATAACTTGTTAAATAATTCGCCGGTGTCTGCTTTGATTCCCATTAAATTACAGAACTCGCTGAAAATTTCGATCCAAGCGTTTAAATCACTAGTTCCGTTATTAGCGTGAGACATTGCGCAGGGGAATCCCGACGGAGTCGTTACCATGTCAATTTCACGATGTAATTTCGATAATTTATGCTCAAGTACAATCATTGCAAAAGTACTCGTGCCCGCTGAAAGATTCCCAGTTCTCGGAGCTACTGAATTTGTTGCAGTCATTCCCGTCCCTGCGTCGCCTTCAGGTGGACATAAAGGAATTCCCGGCTCTAAATTTCCGGACTCGTCAAGTAATTTCGCGCCCTCTTGAGTCAAATTTCCTGCATTATCGCCGGCAACTAAGACTCGCGGGAATATATCACGCAGCTTGAAATCATAGCCCGATTTGCTTAATAACGCGTCAAATTTTGAAATCATTGACTCGTCATAGTCTAATTTTTCGGAATCAATCGGGAACATTCCGGCAGCGTCGCCGATTCCTATAACTTTCTGCCCGGTTAATTTATAGTGCATGTAAGCAGCAAGAGTAAATACTCCTGAAATATTCTTAACGTGGGACTCATTGTCTAGAATTCTTTGATACAAATGAGCTACTGACCATCTTAAGGGAATATTGAAATCAAATAATTCCGTCAAGAAATCAGCGGACTCGGTCGTGTTAGTGTTGCGCCAAGTCTGAAAGGGTGCGAGCTGCTTATTTTGCGAGTCAAGAGCGATATAACCGTGCATCATTGCGCTGATTCCTATAGCTCCGAACTTTTTCGGGGTTATTCCATATTTTGACTCGATGTCTTTACGCAATGAAGAGTAACAAGATTTCAAACCTGCGTCAACGTCCGCTAAATCATAAGTCCAGACTCCATTAATTAATTTATTCTCCCATTCGTGAGAACCTGAAGCTAAGACTCGGCCGTCATAGTCGATTAATATAGCTTTTATTCTAGTCGAACCGAATTCGATTCCCAGTGCAGTTTTTGCGGAGTTAATTAATTCTCGCGCGTCCATTTATTTCACCTGTAAGAACTCTTTAACGATTGAGTCGGCATCTATGCCCATTTCGACTCTGACCTGATCAGAAGTTCCCGACGCTCCATAATGATTCACGCCGAGTGTCTTAATTTTCGGGAGCGAGAGACCTGCTTTTACTGCCTCAAGAATCATAATCGCGCCCATTCCAGTATTAACGTGATGATCTTCAACAGTGAGAATCGGCCCCGTCTTTGCTGCTTCTTTTATTGCGTCCATGTCAGGAGATAACGGACAAGATACAGCCCAGACTGAAACATTCAAATTTTTGTCGCGTGAAAGAATATCTGCGGCCTTTAATGCGATCTGAGCCGTATAACCCAGTGCGAAAATAGATCCGTCTTTGCCCTCACGTAATTTAACAGCTTTGCCGTATTCAAATTTATAATCGCCTGTGAACTCTTTCAAGCCGTCAATTTTGCTGCGTCCTACTGCTAAACAAATATCTCCGGGAGTTGCTAACATCCAGCGGGTCGCCCTGTCAGTCTGATTCGGGTCAACAGGTACTACTAATTTCCATCCGAATGTGTTATGTAATAATCCTACATAATCAATGCATTGATGAGTCTTCCCGTCTTCTCCGACATCGAGTCCGACATGAGTCAAAACCGTTTTATTTCCTGCGTGATTTATATCGTTGAGTCTCTGCTGATTGAATACTTCATCAATGCCGAACACGCCGAAATCTGCCCATAAAGAGACAACGCCGGCAATACTCGCAGTTCCCGACATAGTAGCAACACAATGTTCTTGAATACCGCACTGAATGAAATTATCCGGAGCCTCATTCATAAATCCGCCAGTCATAACAGAAGGTTTCAAATCGCAGTCGAATACTAAAATGGGAGTCTTGCCGTCCTTCTTATAATTCAATTTGCCTACATCAGCAAGTGCCTTACCGAATGCCCCGCGATTATCGCTGACTTTTGCGCCCTCGTAGTTAAATGGCGTGCCTGTCTCGATAACTGGTGCTGAAGGATAATCAATTTTGCGGCCTTTATAGCTCGGACCTTGTTTGCGTCGTTCGAGTGCTTTTGTGAGAGTCGCAGGGTCTTCACCTAAATGTTTCATGATCTCGTCATACATTTCAGGAGTTACCGGCTTCCCGTGATAATCCGGAATTCCTTCCATTTTGAGGCCGTCTTTACCTATAACAGTATGACATAATAAAACGGTGGGCTTTCCGTGTGAACCTGCATTCTTTAACGCGCTGTATAAATCCTTGAATGAATGCCCGTCGACTTCTACAACTTCCCAGCCGTCTGCAGCCCATAACGCTTTTAAATCACAAGGCATGACTTTATTTCTATCTCCTGAAATCTGAATATCATTCCAGTCAACAAGAGCTACAAGTCCCGTTAAATTTTCTTTCACGGCAATGCGTCTTGCTTCGGCGATTTGTCCCTTAGTTTGTCCGCCGTCACCCATTAAGACATAAACTCGGCCATTATGTTTATTTGCACGTTGAGCGAGCGCAAAACCTGCTCCGGCTGAGAGTCCCTGCCCTAAGTTGCCTGTGCCCCAGTCGATTCCGGGAACTTCACGCGTTACATGACCCTGAAAAGCTGAGCCGCAATTTCTGAAATGTGCCATTGCCTCGTCCCTGTCAACAAAGCCCCATTCAGATAATGCAGCATATACTCCGGCTGAAGTATGACCGTGAGAAATTACTACATAGTCACGATTTAAGTCGCTGCAATTTTCCGGAGTCAAATTTGCAATCCCGTAAACTGATAAAAACATTTCCATGCTTGAGAAAGCTCCGCCGGGGTGTCCTGACTTGGCCGCACTTACCATAGTGAGGGCTGCTGCTCTTGCTCGTTTTGCTGCTGCTTTGAGTGAGCTTATTTGCTCGTCAGTGAGTGAATCGCCTGTTAATTTTGTTAATGCCATTAAATTTTTGCCTTCTTTCTTTGATAATATAAATATAAATATAAAAATTTTATCGTGATTTCTTGACAGCATTCAGCCAGCCGTCATATAGATTAATTCTATCAGATTCAGACATTGAAGGGGAATAACTGACACGCTTTAAATTATTAAAAATTTCGTTATTGTATAGACCTGCCGAGAGTCCTGCACAATAAGCCGCGCCTATGCCTGATAACTCTTCAGAGTCGGGGATTCTCACGGGAATATTTAATAAATCGCTCTGAAATTGCATTAAATAGCTGTTTCTTGTCGGCCCGCCGTCGACTCGTAATTCATTTACTGGAATCCCCGCGCCCGTCCTCATCTCGTTAATAATGTCTGTTATCTGATAAGCTATACAATCAAGTGCAGCACGGACAATTTCATTTCTCCCAGTCGCCCGGGTCATTCCTACAATGCACGCGCTCGCATGAGAGTCCCAGTAAGGCGCACCAAGTCCGGAAAATGCAGGAACTAAATACGTTTTATCGCCTTTATTCGAATTTCGTGCAAAATTTTCAGTTTCTGCCGGACTCGTTATCAGCTTTAAATCATCCTTCAGCCAAGTTATAACAGCTCCAGTATAATTTATATTGCCTTCTAGTACATAATTGACTCGGCCGTTAATTTTCCATGCTAGACTCGTTACAATTTTATCACTCATAGAAATTTTTTCGCCTATATTCATCATAACTGACGAGCCGGTCCCATATGTAGCTTTTATCATGCCGGGATTCAAACAGCCCTGACCGAATAAAGCACCGTGAGAATCGCCTAAGACTCCGCAAATGGGAATCTTTTTATCGAGCCAGCCGTCAAAATCAGTCATGCCAAAATCGCCGTCTGAGTCCGTTATTTCAGGCATACAAGATTTATTTATGCCGAATAGATTTAATAAATCATCGTCCCATGTTAA
Proteins encoded in this region:
- a CDS encoding DEAD/DEAH box helicase family protein; translation: MLFKFTEQEYQTKAVDSVIKVFEGQNYKYYFTYRRDVSEQETGEIFKNDDLLYTGYGNHGVSLSDYDLLRNIRRVQTGNNIKLSDSVNNEIGSCVLDIEMETGTGKTYTYIKTMFELNKKFGWKKFIVIVPSIAIREGVKKSFDITQSHFMELYGTIAKTFVYDSNKLHEIDFYSQDSGINVMIINIQAFNANFDSKEGSKNYRIINSERDDFGSRKPIDIIAANRPIIILDEPQKMGGAKTLAGIKKFKPLFALNYSATHKQHHNLIYVLDAYDAFINKLVKKIEVKCFDVKNLPGTHSYMYLSDIIISPSKAPEARLEFERGNKRITRIIKAGDDLYKLSGEMSQYNGFIVSDIDPRENAVTFTNMAKIRVGEAAGDVSESYLRRLQIRETIRAHFEKEKNLFTQNIKCLSLFFIDEVSKYRKYDSEGCETNSEYGEIFESEYNSLLNEYINLDTPYSEYLRNIDVKRTHAGYFSIDKHGRKVNSTVKRGNDSSDDISAYDLILRDKERLLSLNEPVRFIFSHSALREGWDNPNIFQICTLRHGGDSPIRKRQEVGRGLRLCVNQDGARMDLNFLSDKIFDINKLTVIASDGYNDFVAGLQRGIIEDLYNRPTKADIEYFTGKKFISGGKEIIISEIDARKIHNYLIKNDYIDFEDNITQKYHDDSDNNNLAELPAGINAGVHKIIRAIFDSSLIREMIDDGRAAKILENPLNKNFFREEFQRLWSLINHKYSYRAEFDSCELIKKSITAINKELSISQAFITITTGIQENFSDFGQEKTRTEKIKLSGISSAKYDFIGEIARDTKLTRRSVADILKGIDSEKFKMFALNPEEFIKQVTHLINTQRAGIIIQQVTYNMTSESYDSSVFTMGKNGTDLNFTHALESKKNVQPYAILDSKVEKDMREELERSEEVCVYAKLPRSFTIPTPMGNYSPDWAIVYNDRDENKREIYFIAETKGSLESVILRPIEYAKIECAKKLFARLSSQNVIYKEVRNLDDLISILHK
- a CDS encoding galactose mutarotase; this translates as MINKSLFGTMPDGRKVYNYTFIDSKGQSVTISEYACAIIETKVFANDGKLYDVTLGYDTLNEYLQDTRNFGAIVGRYANRIALGEFTLNGVTYHLERNNGRNTLHGGVQSFRKKLFTSTLKDNCVEFRLESPDLDCGFPGNFVLTERASFIDGALKMEYEYICDKDTPASITNHNYFNLNGHGNGSIMNHELLINAARYCRADRELLAAWPPVSVEGTPFDFTKPRKIIDGIFTYSPEIINANGGYDHCYETPEHDKPAAIITGDKTGITLEVYSDMPALQFYSGNSIGHTPGKNGAYYNNHEGFALECQQFPNAMNINEPSCPNVIIKAGQLTKCYITYRFK
- the tal gene encoding transaldolase encodes the protein MKTSIHEAFDLGQSIWLDYISRDLIASGGLKSWIDKGVVGVTTNPSIFENAIAKTQDYDSEIAALAKEGKTPAEIYEILTLQEVGAAADILKPVYDSTNGKDGYVSLEVNPLIASDKNTTISEAKRLFALLNRPNVMIKIPATPEGIAALKECIAGGVNVNSTLIFSQEQYINVARAYIEGANKAGKQIASVASVFVSRVDTAVDAALPKNDDLAGKIAVDGIRLMYQEFKKLFANEKFIQRPLWASTGTKNKAYSDVKYVEDLIGPDTVNTVPPATLDAFVDHGHAALTLENDLNEAESEIKKLSSLGIDFDAICAKLLADGLKAFNAAFESLMEAIKTKATGRSEHTISGAFI
- a CDS encoding FGGY-family carbohydrate kinase, which gives rise to MDARELINSAKTALGIEFGSTRIKAILIDYDGRVLASGSHEWENKLINGVWTYDLADVDAGLKSCYSSLRKDIESKYGITPKKFGAIGISAMMHGYIALDSQNKQLAPFQTWRNTNTTESADFLTELFDFNIPLRWSVAHLYQRILDNESHVKNISGVFTLAAYMHYKLTGQKVIGIGDAAGMFPIDSEKLDYDESMISKFDALLSKSGYDFKLRDIFPRVLVAGDNAGNLTQEGAKLLDESGNLEPGIPLCPPEGDAGTGMTATNSVAPRTGNLSAGTSTFAMIVLEHKLSKLHREIDMVTTPSGFPCAMSHANNGTSDLNAWIEIFSEFCNLMGIKADTGELFNKLYTHALSGDKDCGGLLAYGYYSGENITFINEGRPLFARMPNSKFNLANFMLVNLYTSLGAVKLGMDILLKDEGVKLDKIMGHGGLFKTPLVMQKILAAAVNSPVSVLSTASEGGAWGIALLAAYMVDGKKDGKLENYLDSRIFKDLTGEAVSPTPEEVAGFEEFTRHYLAGLEIEKAAINSMKW
- a CDS encoding transketolase, whose amino-acid sequence is MALTKLTGDSLTDEQISSLKAAAKRARAAALTMVSAAKSGHPGGAFSSMEMFLSVYGIANLTPENCSDLNRDYVVISHGHTSAGVYAALSEWGFVDRDEAMAHFRNCGSAFQGHVTREVPGIDWGTGNLGQGLSAGAGFALAQRANKHNGRVYVLMGDGGQTKGQIAEARRIAVKENLTGLVALVDWNDIQISGDRNKVMPCDLKALWAADGWEVVEVDGHSFKDLYSALKNAGSHGKPTVLLCHTVIGKDGLKMEGIPDYHGKPVTPEMYDEIMKHLGEDPATLTKALERRKQGPSYKGRKIDYPSAPVIETGTPFNYEGAKVSDNRGAFGKALADVGKLNYKKDGKTPILVFDCDLKPSVMTGGFMNEAPDNFIQCGIQEHCVATMSGTASIAGVVSLWADFGVFGIDEVFNQQRLNDINHAGNKTVLTHVGLDVGEDGKTHQCIDYVGLLHNTFGWKLVVPVDPNQTDRATRWMLATPGDICLAVGRSKIDGLKEFTGDYKFEYGKAVKLREGKDGSIFALGYTAQIALKAADILSRDKNLNVSVWAVSCPLSPDMDAIKEAAKTGPILTVEDHHVNTGMGAIMILEAVKAGLSLPKIKTLGVNHYGASGTSDQVRVEMGIDADSIVKEFLQVK
- the glpK gene encoding glycerol kinase GlpK, producing the protein MSKYILAIDQSTQGTKALLFDDKGVLLCRTDKAHRQIINNLGWVEHDLREIYNNTLETVKNLVDKADINKSEIYALGISNQRETSACWDKRTGEPVYNAIVWQCSRGAEICEGLAKQGHSQIIHDKTGINLSPYFPAAKLAWIFQNVDGVKELADSNNIAVGTIDSWLIYKLTGGQRHQTDYSNASRTQLFNINTLTWDDDLLNLFGINKSCMPEITDSDGDFGMTDFDGWLDKKIPICGVLGDSHGALFGQGCLNPGMIKATYGTGSSVMMNIGEKISMSDKIVTSLAWKINGRVNYVLEGNINYTGAVITWLKDDLKLITSPAETENFARNSNKGDKTYLVPAFSGLGAPYWDSHASACIVGMTRATGRNEIVRAALDCIAYQITDIINEMRTGAGIPVNELRVDGGPTRNSYLMQFQSDLLNIPVRIPDSEELSGIGAAYCAGLSAGLYNNEIFNNLKRVSYSPSMSESDRINLYDGWLNAVKKSR